CGATGGTAGGAACCTTCTATCGTTCCCCATCGCCTGAGGCCGGGCCGTTTGTCAGTCCCGGGGACAAGGTGACTGAGAAATCGACGGTCTGCATCATTGAGGCCATGAAACTGATGAATGAACTGGAAGCAGAGATCAAAGGCGAAATCGTAGAGGTTCTCGCTCAGAACGGTCAACTTGTAGAATTCGGGCAGCCTCTGTTTCTGGTGAAGCCGGAGTAATATGGAGGGACTCGCCAAGAACGAGAGTCGCAAGAGTCCGAAGGAGGTTACTGCATGACATTTCAAAAAGTGCTTATCGCGAACCGGGGAGAGATTGCCGTCCGTATCATCCGGGCTTGCCGGGAACTTGGCATCGCAACGGTTGCCGTATATTCAGAGCCGGACCGGGAATCCCTGCATGTTCGCTTGGCGGATGAGGCCTACTGCATCGGCCCTACGTTATCGAAAGACAGCTATTTGAATTTTACCAATATCATGAGCGTGGCCACACTGACCGAGTGTGACGCCATACATCCCGGTTACGGCTTTTTGGCCGAGAACGCGGATTTCGCGGAGATTTGTGAATCCTGCAACATTACCTTTATCGGTCCTTCCGCTGACGCGATCAACCGTATGGGAGACAAGGCTGTTGCGAAGCAGACGATGAAGGATGCAGGTGTTCCGGTTATTCCGGGATCCGACGGATTGGTCGAGGATCTGAATGAAGCCGTTATGCTTGCACGCGATATCGGATATCCCGTCATTATCAAGGCTACTGCAGGTGGCGGAGGTAAGGGTATTCGGATCGCCGAGGATGAAGAAACGCTGGTTAAACAGATTACAAACGCACAGCAGGAAGCTCAGAAGGCCTTCGGCAATGCAGGCGTATATCTGGAAAAATATCTGACCGGCATGAAACATGTAGAGATTCAAATTATCGCCGACAAACATGGCAACGCCGTGCATCTCGGGGAGCGTGACTGTTCTGTGCAGCGCCGGAGACAAAAGCTTGTTGAGGAAGCTCCTTGTCCGGTGCTAAGTGAAGAGGTACGCAGCCGGATGGGCGAAGCCGCCGTTCGTGCCGCGAAGGCCGTTAATTATTCCGGTGCAGGAACGCTTGAATTTTTGCTCGGCCAGGACGGTCAGTTCTACTTCATGGAGATGAACACGCGGATTCAGGTAGAGCATCCGGTGACCGAGATGGTGACCGGGGTTGATCTGATTCAGGAAATGATCTCCGTTGCCGAGGGCAACACGCTCTCTTTCACTCAAGAAGAAGTCGTTATTAACGGCTGGTCCATTGAGTGTCGGATTAATGCCGAGAATCCGGACAAGGGCTTTATGCCTGCCCCTGGAACCATTCAGTTCTATTTGCCGCCAGGAGGTCCTGGCGTGCGGGTAGACAGTGCGGCATATCCCGGTTATACCATTTCGCCTTATTATGATTCGATGATTGCCAAGCTGATTGTATGGGCGCCGACCCGCGATGAAGCCATCGCCAAGATGAAGCGCGCTTTGGCCGAATTCGAGATTGAAGGGATCTACTCAACCATCCCGTTCCATCAGAAACTGATGAACCATCCTACCTTCTTGAAGGGTGACTTTGATATTAAATTTTTGGAAGAAAATGAGATTTGAAACCTTTGGCCAAGTTTGTCATAAACTTGGCCAAATGGTATAGTATGAGTAATAAGAGCGCATGCCTTATGCAGTTCAGGTGCATCCGCTAACTTATTCCGAAAGGTGTGTTGAGACAATGGCGGAAACTTTGCCTACAGAATTTGAACGTACAGATATCGGTGAGATTCAGATTGCACCGGAGGTTATTGAAGTCATCGCTGGACTTGCTACGGTAGAGGTGCGTGGGGTTGCAGGGATGAGCGGAGGCTTTGCAGGCGGCATTGCCGAACTGCTCGGACGCAAGAATTTATCCAAGGGTGTCAAAGTGGAAGTTGGACAACGGGAGGCTGCTGTTGACGTATCCGTTATCGTGGAGTATGGCCATCGTCTTCCTGAAGTAGCCGGAGAAATCCAGCGCAACGTGAAACGTTCGATCGAGAATATGACAGGGCTTACGGTAATTGAAGTCAATGTACATATTCATGATGTCCATTTCATGAAAGCCGTGGAGAAGACGGAAGAATTGGATCTTGCTCAACGCGTGAAATAGAATAGTTTCAGGCTAGCCCTGGGCAGCGATGTCGAGGGTTTCATCTAATTTTAAGGAGGCTGTGCTGAATCGTGGCCAAAATAATGGACAGACTTTTGCTGTTTATCTACAGCTTAAGTATCGGTGTTATATCCGTAGTTGCCATCCTCCTGTTGAGTGGCGCTGTTCCGTATGAATTAACGAGTGTTCAGGAACAACGCCTTTTCTGGGCTGGAATTATCGTAGCTGCGGTTTTGTTTTTACTGAGCATCCGTTTCTTCTTCATCTCCGTAAGGCGTGATCGCTCGAACCTGAATTCCATTGATCAGCGCACGGAATTTGGCGACATCCAAATCTCTGTGGAGACGATCGAGAATCTCTGCCTGAAGGCGGCTTCGCGCGTCCGGGGAGTCAAGGATTTGAAATCCCGGATCAAGGTATCCCAATCGGGTCTTGATATTGCGATTCGTGCCGTGGTTGATGGTGAGGAATCCATTCCTACACTGACAACGGAAGTGCAGAAGCAGGTGCATGACTTTGTTGAAGATACAACAGGAATACCCGTGTCATCCGTATCCGTATATATTGCTAACGTGGTTCAGGCACCAAGCTTCAAGAGCCGCGTGGAATAGAGGTGAGCTTCCCCAATGCCTTGGAAAGAAATATGGGAGAGTCACAGAGGAAGAATTGCCGGGGTGACCGGCGGGCTTGTGTGCGGACTGATTTACTTATTATCCGGTTTTTGGGATATGCTGTTCTTTGCATTAGTGGTATTTATCGGCTATATATTTGGCAAGCGCAAGGATCTGAAGGAAGGTTCCATGTTCCACTTTCAGGAATGGGGACGATGGCTTTCCGAGCGCTGGCGGCCGTTTAAATGAACCCTGTGATATGCTTTCTCCGGAAAAAATGCTGAGGACAGGTGTCGTGCGCCTTTTTTGCGGAGAGAGATATTCACAGGTTTTTTTTTGGCGTTTTAATTGTTGTCAAGTCTTGACGGCAAATGGATCATACTAATTAGAAAAATGGATTCAGCAGGGTCCACAGGAGGAACAAAATGAAAAGACGTGTAGCAAGAGAGATTGTCGTTCAAAGCCTGTACCAGATGGAGATGAA
This Paenibacillus sp. JZ16 DNA region includes the following protein-coding sequences:
- the accC gene encoding acetyl-CoA carboxylase biotin carboxylase subunit, whose product is MTFQKVLIANRGEIAVRIIRACRELGIATVAVYSEPDRESLHVRLADEAYCIGPTLSKDSYLNFTNIMSVATLTECDAIHPGYGFLAENADFAEICESCNITFIGPSADAINRMGDKAVAKQTMKDAGVPVIPGSDGLVEDLNEAVMLARDIGYPVIIKATAGGGGKGIRIAEDEETLVKQITNAQQEAQKAFGNAGVYLEKYLTGMKHVEIQIIADKHGNAVHLGERDCSVQRRRQKLVEEAPCPVLSEEVRSRMGEAAVRAAKAVNYSGAGTLEFLLGQDGQFYFMEMNTRIQVEHPVTEMVTGVDLIQEMISVAEGNTLSFTQEEVVINGWSIECRINAENPDKGFMPAPGTIQFYLPPGGPGVRVDSAAYPGYTISPYYDSMIAKLIVWAPTRDEAIAKMKRALAEFEIEGIYSTIPFHQKLMNHPTFLKGDFDIKFLEENEI
- a CDS encoding Asp23/Gls24 family envelope stress response protein, with the translated sequence MAETLPTEFERTDIGEIQIAPEVIEVIAGLATVEVRGVAGMSGGFAGGIAELLGRKNLSKGVKVEVGQREAAVDVSVIVEYGHRLPEVAGEIQRNVKRSIENMTGLTVIEVNVHIHDVHFMKAVEKTEELDLAQRVK
- the amaP gene encoding alkaline shock response membrane anchor protein AmaP; amino-acid sequence: MAKIMDRLLLFIYSLSIGVISVVAILLLSGAVPYELTSVQEQRLFWAGIIVAAVLFLLSIRFFFISVRRDRSNLNSIDQRTEFGDIQISVETIENLCLKAASRVRGVKDLKSRIKVSQSGLDIAIRAVVDGEESIPTLTTEVQKQVHDFVEDTTGIPVSSVSVYIANVVQAPSFKSRVE
- a CDS encoding DUF2273 domain-containing protein encodes the protein MPWKEIWESHRGRIAGVTGGLVCGLIYLLSGFWDMLFFALVVFIGYIFGKRKDLKEGSMFHFQEWGRWLSERWRPFK